The proteins below are encoded in one region of Enhydrobacter sp.:
- a CDS encoding thrombospondin type 3 repeat-containing protein — MGKAIWLITAALGLSTAGCVAAGYPTGYGYSSPGYYNGYSGGYYSSSYYSQPRYYRPAPVTNYYYTPYTPRPPVVTRTRYVPVPVASPPRYHARDRDHDGVPDRYDRDKNGDGVPDRRQRHW, encoded by the coding sequence ATGGGCAAGGCAATCTGGCTGATCACGGCGGCACTCGGGCTTTCCACGGCGGGCTGCGTCGCGGCCGGCTATCCGACGGGCTACGGCTACAGCAGCCCCGGTTACTACAATGGCTACAGCGGCGGCTACTATTCGAGCAGCTACTACAGCCAGCCCCGCTACTACCGGCCGGCGCCGGTCACCAACTACTATTACACGCCCTACACGCCGCGGCCGCCGGTCGTGACCCGGACGCGCTACGTGCCCGTGCCGGTGGCATCGCCGCCGCGCTACCACGCGCGCGACCGCGATCACGACGGCGTCCCGGATCGCTATGACCGCGACAAGAACGGCGACGGCGTGCCCGACCGCCGGCAGCGCCACTGGTGA